Proteins from one Rubripirellula tenax genomic window:
- a CDS encoding protein kinase domain-containing protein, whose translation MLPEVARQLEALWDQGEDPPPIFELLRPYRDSDPTQLVAVLLQDQKHRWKTDRPLRVEEYLAEFPGVANDPKCKLQLAVGEFDATRSDGALPRIQDFVSRFPEIRDPLRSRLLAIESTSDETLLSDAKDIAGTSRRQGHLDETFITDPAAEIPSDVRYVPKRILGEGGYGRVYLAFDRDLRRDVAVKVPTTKYQWKPGDVEIYLDEARTVARLDHPNVVPVYDMGRTDDGSIFVVSKFIEGYTLRHRMIDGPLEPAESAAILATIAMGLDHAHQRRIIHRDVKPGNILIEQSTGIAYVADFGLAIRNNDPLEEDRIVGTPAYMSPEQARGESHRLDGRSDIFSLGIIMYEILGRRKPFRGSTSNEVLHEVVSIDPPKLRDIDESIPAELERICMKALSKRASDRYATAADFAQDLLSWQDDTNAASDVLQVIPKGLRSFDADDASFFLDLIPGPRSRDGLPETIRFWKNKIEETDAEKTFNVGLIYGPSGCGKSSMVKAGLLPRLESTVTAIYLEATAEDTELRILRGLQKKIPDLPRNLELVETFSWLRRQVGRKTVVVLDQFEQWLHANRADYDLNLVRALRQCDGEHLQSIVMVRDDFSMAASRFMRELETPILEGHNFATVDLFDVAHAADVLTKFGQSFGRLPVQEAQISNEQRQFVDAVANGLANDGKVVSVRLALFAEMIKGKPWLPGTLAEVGGTDGIGTNFLEEMFGNQNANPEHLRHQQAARQVLMALLPEVGTDIKGHMRSHAELLDASGYRSQPREFNDLLRILDGKMRLITPTDPEGFHSESNSDRSLKFYQLTHDYLVPSLRAWLTRKQVETLSGRASLALAERSAVWNAKPERRHLPSSLEWARIKWFTDKMFWSEPQRKMMASAGTVHGVRFSVFTLVSLIMLAFGLHVRDRVVQANSDYRTTGLLTAITNAKIDQLPDIIVKIRSDRSELDQKLRADIERYPIDSNERLNLSLALLPSDASQLRYLSERLLDARADQVEAIRDLLVRPDAKLVDDLWNAAKDDPSGDSSQLLPAVSALATYDPGNEANWNQVAQRVTDALVKENSLRVSIWINLLRPARRHLIAPLASVYRDESRNRSQSQIRQATDILEDYAADDLDVLSELLFDGQPYQFESLFDAFARMGDPAKEKIEQELDRKLKHVWPSDLLGESLGEPDSEVKGMVEKSNGIVADRFAMCQSMPIDDMLPTAELLGEFGYRPTRIRPYFHQSSIFVAVAWTRDRQPWRMVVDESAESIRAMDVQFQAEGFMPVDVSGYVNESTGFEGFAAVWRDREKATDDTRLYVDVRHVDVASLQENFANDGFPFAQSLQGFRGLGGFRKYCGVVSSQDHKSTVFLSQSRQGFGRKEYFDRIYWDIDLGLGYKPPSARSRTQVALRAADDLISSGDSGLKVRFERGKARFELGFDDEAIDDFDAIIDQLSIRDSSLDDPNENRLAMLVEALRCRSVIHARASRSDAAKADFESFVETTSDEREIVFLETVLAAHLADDAGAVERFEEFIDTHDKDGATLFLAAKTHAILAATHRERDASRSRVHADRAISLLTAAVENGFDDFTMIRDDVALEPICEAKGFEGTLKSLGADLRIASVWNTSNWLESRISHGLSPQEQIAQARQYQADGFRIAAVTAVSDGNDVISASIWHRPNVADVAVETLARRQANAAIAKIRLGEDKNVWRMLKESPDPRLRTWILHRLGQTRTSPSIIAERLSVETDLSVRRVLILSLGLYQNPTEIDIESVSAQLEVLYQLDPDPGIHSAAEWALRRWGKLPKLSQMSTELIIGSSLPSASSRKRTWSTTVRGLTMVSLPGPVEFVMGSPPTQPSRSTYEMLHRNRIDRHFAIAAREITVEQFHEFIEQVPSINHTFTERDAPDATCPQTSVTWYEAAAYCRWLSEQEGVPEDQMCYPPIPEIKNGMVVPDDYLGRTGYRLPTEAEWEYACRAGTRTSRHYGNCDELLDQYAWFSANSEDRTRPVGTLMPNDFGLFDMHGNVQEWCQERHRDYGNSLGSTNEDVADIDPVTDTVRRVLRGGSFGVRGLDVRSAARSYNRPPNRYNNSGFRPARTEVDPTNALTDARSNASK comes from the coding sequence ATGCTGCCCGAGGTAGCAAGACAGTTGGAGGCACTTTGGGATCAGGGCGAAGATCCGCCTCCAATTTTCGAGCTACTGCGACCCTATCGGGATTCGGATCCGACGCAACTGGTTGCAGTGCTGTTGCAAGACCAAAAACACCGATGGAAGACCGACCGTCCCTTACGGGTTGAGGAATACCTGGCCGAGTTTCCAGGCGTCGCCAATGATCCCAAATGCAAATTGCAACTGGCGGTAGGTGAGTTCGATGCGACGCGAAGCGACGGGGCCTTGCCGAGAATACAAGACTTTGTCTCGCGGTTCCCCGAGATTCGAGATCCGCTGCGAAGCCGACTCCTTGCGATCGAATCCACGAGCGACGAAACGTTGTTGAGCGATGCCAAAGACATCGCGGGGACAAGCAGGCGTCAAGGCCACTTAGACGAAACATTCATAACGGATCCTGCCGCGGAAATCCCAAGTGATGTCCGTTACGTTCCCAAACGCATCCTGGGCGAGGGCGGATACGGTCGCGTTTACCTTGCGTTTGACAGGGATTTGCGTCGAGACGTCGCTGTGAAAGTTCCGACGACGAAATACCAATGGAAGCCAGGCGACGTCGAAATCTATCTCGATGAAGCCCGCACCGTCGCTCGTCTTGACCATCCCAATGTCGTTCCAGTCTATGACATGGGGCGCACCGATGACGGATCCATCTTTGTCGTTTCAAAGTTCATTGAAGGCTACACGCTTCGGCATCGGATGATAGATGGGCCGTTGGAGCCCGCAGAATCAGCAGCGATTCTTGCGACGATCGCCATGGGATTGGACCACGCTCACCAGCGCCGGATCATCCATCGCGACGTCAAGCCGGGAAACATTCTGATCGAACAAAGCACGGGAATTGCGTACGTTGCTGACTTTGGTTTGGCGATCCGCAACAATGACCCACTTGAAGAAGATCGCATTGTCGGCACACCTGCCTACATGAGTCCAGAGCAGGCCCGCGGTGAAAGTCATCGCCTGGACGGACGAAGCGACATCTTCTCGCTGGGCATCATCATGTACGAAATCCTCGGACGGCGCAAACCGTTCCGCGGCAGTACGTCGAACGAGGTGTTGCACGAAGTCGTTTCCATTGATCCGCCCAAGCTGCGTGACATTGACGAATCCATTCCTGCGGAGCTTGAGCGTATCTGCATGAAGGCGCTATCCAAACGCGCCTCGGATCGTTACGCCACGGCCGCCGACTTCGCTCAGGACCTGCTGAGCTGGCAAGACGACACCAATGCAGCATCGGACGTTCTGCAAGTCATTCCGAAGGGACTTCGTTCGTTCGATGCCGATGATGCGTCTTTCTTCCTCGATCTGATTCCAGGACCTCGCAGCCGGGACGGCTTGCCAGAAACGATTCGATTTTGGAAAAACAAGATCGAGGAAACCGATGCCGAAAAGACCTTTAACGTCGGTCTTATCTACGGGCCGTCGGGTTGTGGTAAGTCATCGATGGTCAAAGCGGGACTGCTGCCGCGTTTGGAATCAACCGTAACGGCCATCTACTTAGAAGCCACGGCCGAAGACACTGAACTGCGTATTTTACGCGGACTTCAAAAGAAGATCCCCGACCTGCCACGGAATCTCGAGTTGGTAGAAACGTTCAGTTGGTTGCGCCGCCAAGTGGGACGAAAAACGGTTGTCGTCCTGGATCAGTTTGAGCAATGGCTTCACGCTAACCGCGCGGATTACGACCTGAACCTCGTTCGAGCGCTCCGCCAATGCGATGGAGAGCATCTGCAATCCATCGTTATGGTCCGCGATGACTTCTCGATGGCGGCGTCGCGATTCATGCGAGAATTGGAAACGCCCATTCTCGAGGGCCACAACTTCGCGACGGTCGATCTGTTCGATGTTGCGCACGCTGCGGACGTGTTGACGAAATTCGGCCAGTCATTCGGTAGACTGCCGGTTCAAGAAGCCCAGATCAGCAACGAACAGCGACAGTTCGTGGACGCCGTTGCGAACGGATTGGCCAACGATGGAAAAGTCGTTTCGGTCCGCTTGGCGTTGTTCGCCGAAATGATCAAAGGAAAGCCTTGGCTGCCCGGGACCCTTGCCGAAGTCGGAGGGACCGACGGAATCGGCACGAATTTCCTTGAGGAAATGTTTGGCAATCAAAACGCGAACCCCGAACATTTGCGACACCAACAAGCGGCACGCCAAGTCTTGATGGCGCTGCTGCCCGAAGTCGGCACCGATATCAAGGGACACATGCGATCGCATGCCGAACTGCTCGACGCGTCGGGTTATCGGAGCCAGCCTCGAGAGTTCAACGACTTGCTTAGAATTCTTGACGGGAAGATGCGGCTGATCACGCCCACCGATCCTGAGGGGTTCCATTCCGAATCGAATAGCGATCGCAGTTTGAAGTTCTATCAACTGACCCACGATTATTTGGTTCCGTCACTGCGAGCTTGGTTGACGCGAAAGCAAGTGGAAACACTTTCCGGGCGGGCTTCGCTTGCGCTGGCGGAACGGTCCGCGGTTTGGAATGCGAAACCCGAACGTCGCCACTTACCGTCTAGCTTGGAATGGGCCCGTATCAAGTGGTTCACCGACAAAATGTTCTGGAGCGAACCGCAGCGAAAGATGATGGCATCCGCGGGCACGGTCCATGGCGTGCGTTTTTCGGTTTTCACGCTGGTTTCCTTGATCATGTTGGCGTTCGGGTTGCACGTTCGGGACCGAGTCGTTCAAGCCAACAGCGACTATCGAACCACAGGCCTTTTGACTGCGATCACGAACGCCAAGATCGACCAACTGCCCGATATCATCGTAAAAATTCGGTCGGATCGCTCAGAACTCGATCAAAAGCTCCGGGCCGATATTGAAAGGTACCCGATTGATTCCAATGAACGACTCAACCTCTCGCTCGCACTGCTGCCCAGTGATGCTTCGCAACTTCGTTACCTCAGTGAACGACTTCTTGACGCCCGCGCCGATCAGGTCGAAGCCATCCGTGATTTGCTAGTCCGTCCCGATGCAAAACTGGTTGATGATCTTTGGAATGCTGCCAAAGACGATCCCAGTGGCGATTCGTCACAGCTCTTGCCGGCGGTGAGTGCGCTGGCTACGTACGATCCAGGCAATGAAGCGAATTGGAATCAGGTTGCACAGCGCGTCACCGATGCTTTGGTGAAAGAAAATTCACTGCGTGTTTCCATTTGGATCAATCTTCTACGTCCGGCGCGACGCCACTTGATCGCCCCACTTGCGTCGGTTTACCGCGACGAATCCAGAAATCGTTCTCAATCCCAAATTCGACAGGCGACGGACATACTCGAAGACTATGCCGCCGATGATCTAGATGTGCTTTCCGAACTGCTGTTCGACGGTCAGCCCTATCAATTTGAGTCATTGTTCGATGCGTTCGCCCGGATGGGTGATCCAGCGAAGGAGAAAATAGAGCAGGAACTGGATCGCAAACTGAAGCATGTTTGGCCTAGCGATTTGCTTGGCGAAAGCCTTGGTGAGCCGGATTCGGAAGTGAAGGGGATGGTCGAAAAATCAAATGGAATCGTCGCGGATCGGTTTGCGATGTGCCAGTCCATGCCGATCGACGACATGCTTCCGACGGCGGAATTGCTGGGCGAGTTCGGCTATCGCCCGACTCGCATTCGACCGTATTTTCACCAGTCGTCGATTTTCGTGGCAGTCGCTTGGACGCGAGATCGTCAACCTTGGCGAATGGTTGTGGATGAAAGTGCAGAGTCGATCCGCGCGATGGATGTGCAATTCCAGGCCGAAGGATTCATGCCCGTTGATGTTTCGGGCTATGTGAACGAAAGCACTGGATTCGAAGGGTTCGCGGCCGTTTGGCGAGACCGTGAAAAGGCGACGGACGACACACGGTTGTATGTCGATGTGCGACATGTCGACGTTGCCTCATTGCAGGAAAATTTTGCGAACGACGGATTTCCATTCGCTCAATCGCTGCAAGGGTTCCGAGGGTTGGGTGGCTTTCGCAAGTACTGTGGCGTCGTTTCAAGCCAAGACCACAAGTCGACCGTGTTCCTTAGCCAATCGCGGCAGGGATTTGGGCGAAAAGAATATTTCGACAGAATCTATTGGGACATTGATTTGGGGCTTGGCTACAAGCCCCCCTCTGCGCGGTCACGAACTCAGGTCGCGTTGCGAGCAGCGGATGACTTGATTTCCTCCGGCGATTCGGGTCTCAAAGTTCGTTTCGAACGAGGCAAGGCGCGATTCGAACTTGGCTTTGACGATGAAGCGATCGACGACTTCGACGCCATCATTGATCAACTTTCCATCCGCGATTCTTCCCTTGACGACCCGAACGAAAATCGGTTGGCCATGTTGGTCGAGGCATTGCGTTGTCGCTCGGTCATCCATGCTCGGGCGTCACGGTCCGATGCGGCGAAAGCTGACTTTGAAAGTTTTGTTGAGACGACTTCGGATGAACGAGAGATTGTTTTCCTCGAAACCGTTTTGGCCGCGCACCTAGCCGACGACGCGGGTGCTGTCGAACGTTTTGAGGAATTCATTGATACCCACGACAAAGACGGCGCGACGCTTTTCCTTGCCGCGAAGACCCACGCTATTCTTGCGGCGACCCATCGCGAACGAGATGCTTCGCGATCTAGGGTGCATGCCGATCGTGCCATTTCGCTGTTAACCGCGGCGGTCGAGAACGGCTTCGATGACTTCACCATGATCCGAGACGATGTTGCTCTTGAACCGATTTGCGAGGCGAAGGGATTCGAGGGAACGTTGAAGTCGCTCGGGGCTGATTTGCGAATCGCGTCGGTTTGGAATACGAGCAATTGGTTGGAGTCGCGAATTTCGCATGGTCTTTCGCCGCAAGAACAAATCGCTCAAGCGCGCCAGTACCAAGCGGACGGATTCCGCATCGCCGCGGTTACCGCTGTTTCCGACGGTAACGACGTCATTTCTGCGTCGATCTGGCATCGCCCCAATGTCGCTGATGTTGCAGTGGAAACGTTGGCACGACGACAAGCCAACGCGGCGATTGCCAAGATACGGCTTGGCGAAGACAAGAACGTTTGGCGAATGCTAAAAGAGAGCCCCGATCCGCGGCTTCGAACGTGGATACTTCATCGACTCGGCCAAACCCGAACCTCGCCGTCGATCATCGCCGAGCGGTTGAGCGTCGAAACCGATTTGTCGGTTCGACGTGTTCTTATTCTGTCATTGGGTCTATACCAGAATCCGACTGAAATCGATATCGAATCTGTCTCGGCCCAGCTCGAAGTGTTGTATCAATTGGATCCTGATCCTGGCATCCACAGCGCGGCCGAGTGGGCGCTGCGTCGATGGGGAAAATTGCCAAAGTTGTCGCAGATGTCGACGGAGCTGATCATTGGCTCTTCCTTGCCATCCGCTTCTTCGCGCAAACGAACATGGAGCACGACGGTCCGCGGACTGACCATGGTGTCGTTGCCCGGACCTGTCGAGTTTGTGATGGGTTCGCCACCGACGCAGCCCAGTCGAAGCACGTACGAAATGTTGCATCGCAATCGCATCGACCGCCATTTCGCGATCGCCGCCCGCGAGATCACTGTCGAGCAGTTTCACGAATTCATTGAACAAGTGCCCAGCATCAATCACACGTTCACCGAACGGGACGCACCCGACGCAACATGCCCGCAGACTTCTGTGACTTGGTATGAAGCAGCGGCCTACTGTCGTTGGCTTAGTGAACAGGAGGGCGTTCCCGAAGACCAAATGTGCTATCCGCCGATTCCCGAAATCAAGAACGGAATGGTGGTACCGGATGACTATCTGGGGCGGACCGGGTATCGATTGCCAACCGAAGCCGAGTGGGAATATGCATGCCGGGCGGGCACGCGCACCAGTCGACACTATGGGAATTGCGACGAGTTGCTTGATCAATACGCTTGGTTCAGTGCTAATTCTGAAGACCGTACAAGGCCTGTAGGAACGTTGATGCCAAACGATTTTGGTTTGTTTGACATGCACGGCAATGTGCAAGAGTGGTGCCAGGAGCGGCATCGTGACTACGGCAATTCGCTGGGTTCGACAAACGAAGACGTTGCGGATATCGATCCCGTAACCGACACGGTGCGTCGCGTGCTTCGGGGCGGTTCGTTCGGCGTTCGCGGACTCGACGTGCGATCCGCGGCGCGAAGCTATAACCGCCCGCCCAACCGTTACAACAATTCGGGTTTCCGGCCCGCTCGGACGGAAGTTGATCCGACCAACGCGCTAACCGATGCTCGCTCTAACGCGTCGAAGTGA
- a CDS encoding fused MFS/spermidine synthase encodes MKKPASVIALTLPALGGLAALSWEVIWQLRTSLAFGVSASGAAITLATMMAGMTIGASLCGRFIDRRKSTHPLRLYGYLELAIGVCGLALGSCFAWLEQLDRVVYQSQPALAPLTQLFGVVVVILIPAACMGASIPIFGRIGKRFDVSMSLLYGINTLGAAVGTLLVAFWMIPEFGLQGTAVLTALINVAVGVTAYLVAGKNEAGSQAETSASVGDIDTPSRSVLGIVFMTGFVTFLLEVAWFRALRAAFETTTTGFSVMLAVVLVTLGIAARLVPRIKQYTTRLDLILIFAGIAIFIGTPLIERMDVLLLTLGSHNTPIHWFCTTLLLVGPAVFLLGIALPWHLEDGYSSKALGRIYAVNTIGSVLGALSAAWIFLPMFGFVHTAWIAGFMVLAVTYALYGIRLPVWSHGVAVAAMVVAVMMDSGVGRERILFSYPYGEHTVIAHHEGPDAATSAIEFANGSRGVFIDGFAAAAFWPTAHYMDWMGSLPVLLSDQTDEALVICFGTGQTANAVRKEGIKHTTIVDINPAVFAIAKHFPGNDRVLEAENVDPILMDGRAFLRRTTKTFNVITLEPMPPNHAGVNALYSKEFYETAKKKLRPGGIIAQWLPSHLVSEEHARSIARTFQEVFPNAALWADPSDYNGILLGCNDESIPLGESWPGLDHAGDGRVVLQRTLDAEQIRDALLLPPDQLRRYAMTGDVVTDDNQLLAYGKRLAIKESGPRSTEVVYREFKNQELPVDAN; translated from the coding sequence ATGAAGAAGCCTGCATCCGTGATCGCGTTGACCCTGCCTGCACTCGGCGGGTTGGCTGCATTGTCTTGGGAAGTCATTTGGCAATTGCGGACGTCGCTCGCTTTCGGCGTCAGCGCTTCCGGCGCTGCGATCACGCTGGCGACGATGATGGCGGGGATGACGATCGGCGCATCGCTGTGCGGTCGGTTCATCGATCGAAGAAAAAGCACTCACCCGCTTCGGTTGTACGGGTACCTTGAACTTGCGATCGGCGTATGCGGGCTCGCACTTGGTTCCTGTTTTGCGTGGCTCGAACAGCTCGACCGCGTTGTCTACCAGTCACAGCCCGCGCTGGCGCCGCTTACGCAGCTATTCGGTGTGGTCGTCGTGATCTTGATCCCGGCTGCATGCATGGGCGCCAGCATTCCGATTTTTGGCCGAATCGGAAAACGATTTGATGTGTCCATGTCGCTCCTCTACGGCATCAACACGCTTGGCGCAGCGGTGGGCACGTTGTTGGTCGCGTTTTGGATGATTCCCGAATTCGGTTTACAGGGAACAGCCGTGTTGACCGCGCTGATCAATGTGGCCGTCGGCGTGACCGCATACCTAGTCGCTGGAAAGAATGAAGCAGGATCCCAGGCTGAAACCAGTGCGAGTGTCGGCGATATCGATACGCCATCGCGAAGCGTACTGGGAATCGTATTCATGACCGGATTCGTTACATTCTTGTTGGAAGTCGCCTGGTTCCGCGCCCTGCGCGCTGCGTTCGAAACGACCACCACCGGGTTTTCTGTGATGCTGGCTGTGGTGCTTGTCACACTCGGCATTGCTGCTCGGCTGGTTCCGAGGATCAAACAATACACAACGCGATTGGATTTGATCTTGATCTTCGCGGGGATTGCGATTTTCATCGGCACTCCGCTGATTGAACGGATGGACGTACTGCTGCTGACCTTGGGCAGCCACAACACGCCGATCCATTGGTTCTGTACGACGCTGTTGTTGGTCGGGCCTGCGGTGTTCTTGCTGGGCATCGCACTGCCGTGGCATTTAGAAGACGGATATTCGTCGAAAGCACTCGGAAGAATTTACGCCGTCAACACGATCGGCTCGGTGCTGGGTGCGCTCAGTGCGGCTTGGATCTTCCTGCCGATGTTCGGATTCGTACACACTGCCTGGATCGCCGGATTCATGGTCTTGGCAGTCACCTATGCCTTGTACGGCATCCGGCTTCCCGTCTGGTCGCATGGGGTAGCAGTCGCCGCGATGGTGGTTGCCGTGATGATGGATTCAGGGGTCGGTCGCGAGCGCATTTTGTTCTCGTATCCGTACGGTGAACACACGGTAATCGCACACCACGAGGGCCCCGACGCAGCGACGTCGGCGATCGAATTCGCCAACGGCAGCCGCGGGGTCTTCATTGACGGATTCGCGGCTGCGGCATTCTGGCCGACGGCGCATTACATGGATTGGATGGGGTCGTTGCCGGTGCTGTTGAGCGACCAGACCGACGAAGCATTGGTGATCTGTTTCGGTACAGGACAGACGGCCAACGCAGTTCGCAAAGAAGGCATCAAGCACACTACGATTGTCGACATCAATCCGGCAGTGTTCGCGATTGCGAAACACTTTCCCGGCAATGATCGTGTGTTGGAGGCCGAAAACGTTGATCCGATTCTGATGGATGGTCGTGCATTTCTGCGTCGCACCACGAAGACGTTCAACGTGATCACGTTGGAGCCGATGCCGCCGAACCACGCGGGCGTCAACGCGTTGTATTCGAAAGAGTTTTACGAAACGGCTAAAAAGAAACTTCGCCCTGGTGGGATCATTGCCCAGTGGTTGCCATCGCACTTGGTTTCCGAAGAACACGCACGGTCGATCGCTCGCACGTTCCAAGAAGTTTTCCCCAACGCCGCGCTGTGGGCCGACCCGAGTGACTACAACGGCATTCTTCTCGGTTGCAACGACGAATCGATTCCGCTCGGCGAAAGCTGGCCGGGATTGGATCACGCGGGCGATGGACGAGTCGTGCTGCAGCGAACGCTTGACGCGGAACAGATTCGCGACGCCCTACTGCTGCCACCGGATCAGCTTCGTCGGTATGCGATGACTGGCGACGTTGTGACCGACGACAACCAGCTATTGGCGTATGGTAAGCGGCTGGCGATCAAGGAATCGGGGCCACGCAGCACCGAAGTGGTGTACCGCGAATTCAAGAACCAAGAGTTGCCCGTGGATGCCAATTAA
- a CDS encoding PP2C family protein-serine/threonine phosphatase, with translation MSQSPVPESWNPGIVFAHLTDVGMRRANNQDSLACLPAKSEERFWNRGHLFVVADGMGAHAAGELASQMATERIAMQFFRSHASSTADALRAAVSDANDEIHQRGQNNPEFHNMGTTASALVLSPSGAFVGHVGDSRAYRLRAGKFEQLTFDHSLVWEMEATGQTGQGIPKNVITRSLGPHAVVDVDVEGPFPIEKDDQFLLCSDGLTGLVEDDEIGALLDCLPEEKAVRVLVDLANLRGGPDNTSVIIVRVVDPIVGKQPGVPQKRNRSEPAVSRAILATVAICLTGALLLGILSVVDPYDPDQLGDQNWVGPMVVALLLGMITSAIAIYEWLQVRKRKRPSSSHSGNQGPYREYDATPTKALYERLGETVQALRDAANQNNWMMDWQKVDAFQDEGRVAIETKNVKDAIRAQSEAVIETMNQLREQNNRAANETAIDH, from the coding sequence TTGAGTCAATCGCCGGTGCCGGAGTCTTGGAATCCTGGAATCGTTTTCGCGCATCTGACGGACGTCGGCATGCGTCGGGCCAACAACCAGGACTCGCTGGCGTGTTTGCCGGCGAAGTCCGAAGAACGTTTTTGGAATCGAGGGCACTTGTTTGTCGTCGCCGACGGAATGGGTGCTCACGCCGCGGGTGAATTGGCCAGCCAGATGGCGACGGAAAGAATTGCGATGCAGTTTTTTCGTTCACATGCATCGTCCACCGCCGATGCACTTCGCGCGGCCGTCTCGGATGCGAATGACGAAATCCACCAACGCGGTCAAAACAATCCCGAATTCCATAACATGGGAACGACGGCCAGTGCATTGGTGCTTTCGCCCAGCGGAGCCTTTGTCGGCCACGTCGGTGACTCTCGAGCGTATCGGCTGAGGGCGGGCAAGTTCGAACAGCTGACCTTTGACCACTCGCTTGTTTGGGAAATGGAAGCCACCGGACAAACGGGCCAGGGCATCCCCAAAAATGTCATCACGCGATCGCTCGGCCCGCACGCGGTGGTCGACGTCGACGTCGAAGGACCGTTTCCGATCGAAAAAGATGACCAGTTCCTGTTGTGCAGCGACGGTCTAACGGGGCTAGTCGAAGACGACGAAATCGGGGCGCTTCTAGATTGCCTTCCCGAAGAAAAAGCGGTCCGAGTTCTGGTCGACCTTGCAAACCTTCGCGGCGGTCCCGACAACACGTCGGTCATTATCGTCCGTGTGGTCGATCCGATCGTCGGCAAGCAGCCCGGCGTCCCGCAAAAACGCAATCGATCCGAACCGGCTGTGTCTCGCGCTATCTTGGCAACGGTCGCTATATGTTTGACCGGCGCGTTGTTACTGGGCATCCTGTCGGTCGTCGATCCCTATGACCCCGATCAACTGGGCGACCAAAATTGGGTCGGACCAATGGTGGTGGCATTGCTGCTTGGAATGATCACTTCGGCAATTGCGATCTACGAGTGGCTGCAGGTTCGTAAGCGAAAACGACCTTCGTCATCGCATTCGGGGAACCAGGGCCCTTATCGCGAATATGATGCGACGCCGACCAAGGCGCTCTACGAGCGTCTCGGTGAAACGGTCCAGGCGCTGCGTGATGCCGCCAATCAAAACAATTGGATGATGGACTGGCAAAAAGTTGACGCGTTCCAAGACGAGGGCCGCGTTGCCATCGAAACCAAAAATGTCAAAGACGCCATCCGTGCCCAATCGGAAGCTGTCATCGAGACAATGAACCAGCTTCGTGAACAGAACAACCGAGCGGCGAACGAAACCGCCATCGATCATTGA
- a CDS encoding nitroreductase family protein: protein MTVNPTNHEVIDAIANRWSPYRFETKAVEDKKLVRCLEAARWAASSFNDQPWSWIIAKRQDTASFDRMLGCLLEANQPWAAKAGVLMISVIRPTFQYNGQPNRVALHDLGQAAAHLALQAAELGLQVHQMAGLNLTAARLLYGIPEGHQPETAIALGYPDTSEPNDDLGRKLNQRDQGERKRLGIHEQVFSGTWGNPAKFDG, encoded by the coding sequence ATGACCGTGAATCCGACCAACCATGAAGTCATCGATGCGATCGCCAATCGGTGGAGCCCCTATCGATTCGAGACAAAAGCGGTTGAGGACAAAAAGTTAGTGCGGTGCTTGGAAGCCGCTCGGTGGGCCGCTAGCAGTTTTAACGACCAACCCTGGTCATGGATCATTGCAAAGCGACAAGATACCGCGTCCTTCGATCGCATGTTGGGGTGCCTGTTGGAGGCCAATCAACCGTGGGCTGCCAAAGCGGGAGTATTGATGATTTCGGTGATTCGCCCGACGTTTCAATACAACGGGCAACCCAATCGGGTGGCGTTGCACGATCTGGGCCAGGCCGCGGCGCACCTTGCCCTGCAAGCCGCAGAGCTTGGATTGCAAGTCCATCAAATGGCGGGATTGAACCTGACCGCCGCGCGACTGTTGTATGGAATTCCGGAAGGGCACCAGCCCGAAACCGCAATCGCCCTCGGATATCCCGATACCAGCGAGCCGAATGATGATCTGGGTCGAAAACTTAATCAGCGTGATCAAGGCGAGCGAAAGCGACTGGGGATCCACGAGCAGGTTTTTTCGGGAACTTGGGGGAATCCGGCGAAGTTTGACGGTTGA